In one Armatimonadota bacterium genomic region, the following are encoded:
- a CDS encoding C4-dicarboxylate ABC transporter permease, which yields MELALQVFREFLTPQNVALSAIGVVSGIVVGAVPGLSVTMATALLVSMTYAWDTKPALAMMLGVYAGGVYGGSRSAILINIPGTPAAVATGFDGYPLAQQGESGMVIGVATVQSFIGGILGLTALVVAGPLISEFALKFAPRDYFLLVAMGLSLVSRLGAKSMPRALVAASGGVLVGLVGMDPVTGEGRFTFGLPLLIGGVHFIAVLIGLFGLSEVFYQLGRIGRGTAPQIQIPEVGRILPSWASVLRFLPLSLRTSVIGVMVGALPGTGGEIAALLAYDHAKRTVRKPTRPFGQGAIEGVVAPETANNAAIGGALIPMLTLGIPGDAVTAVLIGALFIHGLRPGPLLMVEMPDLFWFIAGSYAMANVFLLIFGLMAVRPFVKLVNVNKKILMPMIALISVVGTYAIQNNIYDVFWMIGFGVLGYFMKLGDYPVGPMVLGVILGPLADINFRRAIISVRGNVPAFLGELFTNPISLILTIMLLAAFIPKLPEGGILGWLRRLLRLGKREGA from the coding sequence ATCGAACTTGCGCTGCAGGTCTTCCGGGAGTTCCTTACCCCGCAGAACGTCGCGCTGTCCGCCATAGGCGTCGTGTCCGGCATCGTCGTGGGCGCGGTCCCCGGGCTGTCGGTCACCATGGCCACGGCGCTGCTGGTGTCCATGACATATGCGTGGGACACCAAGCCGGCTCTGGCGATGATGCTTGGCGTGTACGCCGGGGGCGTCTACGGCGGGTCGCGGTCGGCGATCCTGATCAACATCCCAGGGACGCCGGCGGCCGTGGCCACCGGTTTCGACGGCTACCCCCTGGCCCAGCAGGGCGAGTCAGGCATGGTCATCGGCGTCGCGACCGTGCAGTCGTTCATCGGCGGCATCCTGGGTCTTACAGCCCTGGTGGTGGCCGGCCCACTCATCTCCGAGTTTGCGTTGAAATTCGCACCCAGGGACTACTTCCTGCTGGTGGCGATGGGGCTGTCACTCGTCAGCAGGCTCGGAGCGAAGTCAATGCCGCGAGCCCTAGTCGCCGCGTCCGGGGGCGTGCTCGTCGGTCTGGTGGGCATGGACCCGGTGACGGGCGAAGGTCGGTTCACCTTCGGGCTGCCCCTGCTGATCGGCGGCGTGCACTTCATCGCCGTCCTCATCGGCCTGTTCGGTCTGTCCGAGGTGTTCTACCAGTTGGGCAGGATCGGCCGGGGCACCGCGCCTCAGATACAGATCCCGGAGGTCGGCCGAATCCTGCCGTCGTGGGCGTCCGTTCTGCGCTTCCTGCCGCTCAGCCTGCGCACATCCGTCATCGGCGTCATGGTAGGTGCGCTGCCAGGCACCGGGGGAGAGATCGCGGCCCTGCTGGCCTACGACCATGCCAAGCGGACCGTGCGCAAACCCACGCGGCCGTTCGGACAGGGCGCCATCGAGGGCGTGGTGGCTCCGGAGACCGCCAACAACGCCGCCATTGGCGGGGCGCTCATCCCGATGCTCACGCTGGGGATCCCCGGCGACGCGGTCACCGCGGTGCTGATCGGCGCGCTGTTCATCCACGGCCTGCGACCCGGGCCATTGCTCATGGTGGAGATGCCGGACCTGTTCTGGTTCATTGCGGGGTCCTACGCGATGGCCAACGTCTTCCTTTTGATCTTTGGGTTGATGGCGGTCCGTCCGTTCGTGAAGCTCGTCAACGTCAACAAGAAGATCCTTATGCCCATGATCGCGCTGATCTCGGTCGTGGGCACCTACGCCATTCAGAACAACATCTATGACGTCTTCTGGATGATCGGGTTCGGCGTCCTGGGGTACTTCATGAAGCTGGGCGATTATCCGGTCGGCCCCATGGTGCTGGGCGTCATTCTGGGGCCGCTCGCCGACATCAACTTCCGTCGGGCGATCATCTCTGTCCGCGGGAACGTGCCCGCTTTCCTGGGGGAGTTGTTCACCAACCCCATCAGCCTGATCCTGACGATCATGCTGCTGGCGGCGTTCATTCCAAAGTTGCCAGAGGGAGGGATCCTAGGCTGGCTGCGACGCTTGCTGCGGTTGGGCAAGAGGGAGGGTGCATGA
- a CDS encoding tripartite tricarboxylate transporter substrate binding protein produces MHATTAHRLVRMFLVPALVIALAWGVAISPSGAQVYPERSITGIIQWGAGGTTDRVSRRITPLAERGLGQRIVLSNMTGATGAVGMQYVFDQRADGYTLLYAAENPTLYGVLDISPRNFDEFEPVSLMARSIPVVVVRSDSKLRYLTELIHLAKQQPGQVKAGSTGIGGVPFVVGAMMTAVSGVKFNPIPFDGDGPAIPALLGGHIDFHVSVLAAVAEHMRAGRMRALAVIDNVPSDVAPGVPALGQMMPEYRPYLPWGPFFGVWVKKGTPAPAIRRLVDSFRPAVAAEDTREFLDLIGAVPMNMAGDEAVRWVKNWQSVTAWLLHDAKATQKSPEVFGIPRPRR; encoded by the coding sequence ATGCACGCGACCACGGCTCATCGGCTTGTGCGTATGTTCCTCGTTCCTGCACTGGTGATAGCCCTGGCATGGGGTGTGGCTATCAGTCCATCCGGCGCGCAGGTGTACCCGGAGCGAAGCATCACCGGGATCATCCAGTGGGGCGCCGGCGGGACCACCGACCGTGTCTCGCGCCGGATCACCCCTCTGGCCGAGCGAGGGCTGGGCCAGCGGATCGTGCTCAGCAACATGACCGGCGCCACCGGCGCGGTCGGAATGCAGTACGTCTTCGATCAGAGGGCAGACGGCTACACCCTGCTCTACGCGGCAGAGAACCCGACGCTCTACGGCGTCCTGGACATCTCGCCGCGGAACTTCGACGAGTTCGAGCCCGTCAGTCTGATGGCGCGCAGCATTCCTGTTGTGGTCGTCCGGAGCGACTCCAAGCTGCGCTATCTCACCGAATTGATCCACCTGGCCAAGCAGCAGCCCGGACAGGTCAAGGCCGGCTCGACGGGAATCGGTGGCGTGCCCTTCGTAGTGGGGGCCATGATGACCGCGGTCAGCGGCGTGAAGTTCAACCCGATCCCGTTCGACGGCGACGGTCCTGCCATACCCGCGCTCCTCGGCGGGCACATTGACTTCCACGTTTCAGTCCTCGCAGCCGTGGCAGAGCACATGCGCGCCGGCCGGATGCGGGCCCTTGCCGTCATTGACAATGTGCCCTCGGACGTCGCTCCCGGCGTGCCGGCTCTGGGCCAGATGATGCCCGAGTACCGGCCTTACCTGCCGTGGGGACCGTTCTTCGGCGTGTGGGTCAAGAAGGGTACTCCCGCGCCCGCGATTCGGCGGCTGGTTGACTCGTTCAGGCCTGCCGTGGCCGCCGAGGATACCCGGGAATTCCTGGACCTCATCGGCGCGGTGCCCATGAACATGGCCGGCGATGAGGCGGTGAGGTGGGTCAAGAACTGGCAGTCCGTGACCGCCTGGTTGCTCCACGACGCCAAGGCGACCCAGAAGTCGCCGGAGGTGTTCGGAATCCCACGGCCTCGCCGGTAG
- a CDS encoding cupin domain-containing protein, which translates to MSVKQRAGVKVIRTFTEGKQSWIGLDNPGFRRKVFRTVDQKLVGSEFIVAGITIFPQGESSSLHEHPGSEEINVILSGSGEAVDADGSRQPFGQHDMIFVPKGRKHQHVNSGTEPLVLLWAYTPPGENPPR; encoded by the coding sequence ATGAGCGTCAAGCAGCGGGCCGGCGTCAAGGTTATCCGCACGTTCACCGAGGGCAAGCAGTCCTGGATCGGCCTCGATAATCCTGGTTTCCGGCGCAAGGTGTTCAGGACGGTGGACCAGAAGCTGGTCGGGTCCGAGTTCATCGTGGCCGGCATCACCATCTTCCCACAGGGCGAGTCCAGCTCTCTGCACGAGCATCCCGGATCCGAGGAGATCAACGTGATCCTCTCGGGCAGCGGGGAGGCGGTGGACGCAGACGGCAGCCGCCAGCCGTTCGGTCAGCACGACATGATCTTCGTGCCCAAGGGCCGCAAGCACCAGCATGTCAACTCCGGCACCGAGCCGCTCGTGCTGCTGTGGGCCTACACACCGCCGGGAGAGAACCCCCCGCGGTAA
- a CDS encoding CoA transferase: MLRPLEGIRVLDLTNVLAGPFCTFQLALVGAEVIKVEVPGTGDLARQLGADPELNQRLMGASFMAQNAGKRSVTLDLKQARGRAVFERLVATADVLVENFRPGVMARLGTGYDELSRINPALIYCAISGFGSDGPLRGNLAYDQIIQGLSGVMSVTGDAATGPLRAGFPICDTLGGLTAAFAITSALLARRQGGRGAFIDVSMLEATLVAMGWVVSNYLIAGEEPQPMGNDNFTTSPSGAFRTRDGLLNIAANKQEQFVALCRVAGRPDLADDPRFARRGDRLSHRAALTAEIEVALASRTAAEWEPLLNQAGVPAGRVLSVSEILSHPQVAGCGLVRQFGDVPGAGRGISVTTAGFRLSGCRPDVDRPPPRLGEHTDEVLRGLGFTDDEIATLRAEGAI, translated from the coding sequence GTGTTACGTCCGCTTGAGGGCATAAGGGTCCTCGATCTCACCAACGTGCTGGCGGGTCCGTTCTGCACGTTCCAGCTCGCGCTGGTGGGGGCCGAGGTCATCAAGGTCGAGGTGCCCGGGACCGGCGACCTGGCGCGCCAGCTCGGCGCGGACCCTGAACTGAACCAGCGCCTGATGGGCGCGTCCTTCATGGCCCAGAATGCCGGCAAGCGGTCGGTGACGTTGGACCTCAAGCAGGCCCGTGGCCGCGCCGTGTTCGAGCGGCTCGTGGCAACCGCGGACGTGCTGGTTGAGAACTTCCGGCCCGGTGTCATGGCACGTCTGGGTACGGGCTACGACGAGCTATCTCGCATCAACCCCGCCTTGATCTACTGTGCCATCTCCGGATTCGGCAGCGACGGTCCGTTGCGTGGCAACCTGGCCTACGACCAGATCATTCAGGGACTCTCAGGCGTGATGAGCGTCACCGGGGACGCGGCGACCGGGCCACTGAGGGCAGGGTTTCCGATATGCGACACCCTCGGCGGGCTCACCGCGGCGTTCGCGATCACCTCTGCTCTTCTGGCCCGCCGGCAGGGCGGCCGGGGCGCGTTCATAGACGTGTCAATGCTTGAGGCCACTCTGGTGGCCATGGGGTGGGTTGTCTCGAACTACCTGATCGCGGGCGAGGAGCCCCAGCCCATGGGCAACGACAACTTCACGACCAGCCCGTCGGGTGCGTTCCGAACCCGGGACGGCCTGCTCAACATCGCCGCCAACAAGCAGGAGCAGTTCGTGGCGCTCTGCAGGGTGGCGGGGCGTCCTGATCTTGCAGACGACCCCAGGTTCGCGCGGCGCGGGGACCGCCTCAGCCACCGCGCCGCCCTGACCGCGGAGATCGAGGTTGCCCTGGCCTCGCGCACGGCGGCCGAGTGGGAGCCCCTGCTGAATCAGGCCGGGGTGCCGGCGGGCCGCGTGCTCTCGGTTTCGGAGATACTGTCCCACCCGCAAGTTGCCGGGTGTGGGCTGGTGCGCCAGTTCGGTGACGTTCCAGGAGCCGGCCGAGGCATCTCGGTCACGACCGCCGGGTTCAGGTTGTCCGGATGCCGGCCCGATGTGGACCGCCCGCCTCCCCGCCTCGGAGAGCACACCGACGAGGTGCTCCGGGGCCTGGGATTCACTGACGACGAGATCGCCACGCTGCGAGCGGAGGGCGCGATATGA
- a CDS encoding aldehyde dehydrogenase family protein codes for MSPRPITPEETAHVDELVARGRAALQAFEGATQEQVDRLCQAVAWAVANEKTFTRLAHMGVEESGIGDPESRVGKRFKVMGILRDVLRQKSIGIIEELPERGIVKYGKPVGLIASLVPTTNPELTPPGVGIFAIKCRDAVIFSPHPRSKNTTRETVEIMRRALACEGAPIDLLQCVERSSIPAAQYLMTRVDMVQATGGRDMVKAAYASGTPAYGVGAGNSTMVIDETADVAEAARNTRISKMSDFGSGCSADGNLVVDARIYEALRDRLVAEGGHLATAEEAAKLRAILWDDDGHRTPDTIAISAQKLAERAGFEVALDRRFFIVEQTDIGRHNPFSSEKLGVVLSMFRYFGFDEALEMVRAIYEVGGKGHSCGIYSFNDDHIDRLARVAPVSRIMVRQPQSKANAGAFNNGMPMTSSLGCGTWGGNITSENIHLKHYMNTTWVSRPIPEDRPSEKELFGEFYGTPVD; via the coding sequence ATGTCGCCTCGACCGATCACTCCCGAAGAAACCGCTCATGTCGACGAGCTCGTGGCGCGCGGGCGCGCGGCGCTCCAGGCGTTCGAAGGCGCCACCCAGGAACAGGTGGACCGGCTCTGCCAGGCGGTGGCCTGGGCGGTCGCGAACGAGAAGACCTTCACGCGCCTCGCCCACATGGGGGTCGAGGAGAGCGGCATCGGCGACCCCGAGAGCCGGGTCGGGAAGCGCTTCAAGGTCATGGGAATCCTGCGAGACGTCCTGCGGCAGAAGAGCATCGGCATTATCGAGGAACTCCCGGAGAGGGGCATCGTAAAGTACGGCAAGCCGGTGGGCCTCATTGCCTCGCTCGTCCCCACCACCAACCCCGAGCTGACGCCGCCGGGCGTCGGGATCTTCGCCATCAAGTGTCGGGACGCGGTCATCTTCTCGCCGCACCCGCGCAGCAAGAACACTACCCGCGAGACGGTCGAGATCATGCGCCGCGCCCTGGCCTGCGAAGGGGCTCCGATCGACCTCCTTCAGTGCGTCGAGCGTTCGAGCATCCCCGCCGCCCAGTACCTGATGACCCGGGTCGATATGGTCCAGGCGACCGGCGGGCGCGATATGGTCAAGGCCGCGTACGCCTCCGGGACGCCGGCTTATGGCGTCGGCGCCGGCAACTCGACGATGGTCATCGACGAGACCGCGGACGTCGCCGAGGCGGCCCGGAATACCCGGATCAGCAAGATGTCCGACTTCGGCTCCGGCTGCTCGGCCGACGGCAATCTGGTCGTCGACGCGAGAATCTACGAGGCGCTGCGCGACCGCCTCGTGGCGGAGGGCGGCCACCTCGCCACGGCCGAGGAGGCGGCGAAGCTGCGGGCGATCCTCTGGGACGACGACGGCCACCGGACGCCGGACACGATCGCGATCTCGGCCCAGAAACTGGCCGAACGGGCTGGCTTCGAGGTAGCTTTGGATCGGCGCTTCTTCATTGTCGAGCAGACCGACATCGGGCGGCACAACCCGTTCAGCTCCGAGAAGCTCGGCGTGGTCCTGTCGATGTTCCGCTACTTTGGCTTCGACGAGGCGCTCGAGATGGTCAGGGCCATCTACGAGGTCGGAGGCAAGGGCCATTCCTGCGGCATCTACTCGTTCAACGACGACCACATCGACCGGCTGGCGCGCGTCGCGCCCGTGAGCCGGATCATGGTCCGTCAGCCGCAGTCGAAGGCGAACGCCGGCGCCTTCAACAACGGGATGCCGATGACCTCGAGCCTCGGGTGCGGGACCTGGGGCGGCAACATCACCTCGGAGAACATCCACCTCAAACACTACATGAATACCACCTGGGTGAGCCGCCCGATTCCCGAGGATCGGCCGTCCGAGAAGGAGCTCTTCGGCGAGTTCTATGGGACGCCCGTCGATTGA
- the aroD gene encoding type I 3-dehydroquinate dehydratase has translation MRLEARRPVRIGHRVLGGPTVLTCVPLTAAERAALAPQAARLGALGPDCVEWRADFVSGLTPEDVTELLAGISAAASCPLIFTNRRHEEGGARPQDEAQRLAILEAAASTGLAALVDIEMATSPALAEKAATVARSSGTSVIRSWHDFGATPPAAAILDSLRAMQEAGADVAKVAVMPRAPQDVLVLLEAGLEARSTFLEIPCILMSMGAVGAMSRIGGGYFGSDLTFAVGIAASAPGQIGLDIAKRLLAAVGLGQEGEPMTGGS, from the coding sequence ATGCGACTGGAGGCCAGGCGGCCGGTTCGGATAGGCCACCGCGTCCTGGGCGGGCCGACCGTGCTGACATGCGTGCCGCTGACCGCGGCGGAGCGCGCCGCGCTGGCTCCGCAGGCAGCACGCCTTGGGGCGCTTGGACCCGACTGCGTCGAGTGGCGCGCCGACTTCGTCTCCGGCCTGACCCCTGAGGATGTGACGGAGCTGCTTGCCGGGATCTCCGCCGCCGCGTCGTGCCCGCTGATCTTCACCAACCGGCGGCATGAAGAGGGTGGGGCCCGTCCCCAGGACGAGGCGCAACGCCTGGCCATACTTGAGGCCGCGGCGTCGACCGGGCTGGCCGCGCTGGTGGACATCGAGATGGCCACGTCCCCGGCACTGGCGGAGAAGGCCGCGACCGTGGCTAGGAGCTCTGGGACATCGGTAATCAGGTCGTGGCACGACTTCGGGGCCACCCCCCCGGCAGCGGCTATCCTCGACTCGCTGCGCGCGATGCAGGAGGCAGGGGCAGACGTCGCCAAGGTGGCGGTCATGCCGCGCGCCCCACAGGACGTCCTGGTGCTGCTGGAGGCCGGGCTGGAGGCCCGCAGCACGTTCCTTGAGATCCCATGCATACTCATGTCAATGGGAGCCGTGGGCGCAATGAGCCGGATCGGAGGGGGATACTTCGGTTCCGACCTGACCTTCGCGGTTGGGATAGCGGCTTCGGCTCCAGGCCAGATCGGGCTGGACATCGCCAAGCGGCTCCTCGCCGCAGTCGGGCTCGGGCAGGAGGGTGAGCCCATGACAGGAGGGTCGTGA
- a CDS encoding zinc-binding dehydrogenase, whose translation MSRMRAARLHGPRDLRLDEVPAPIPRQGEVLVRVERVGICGSDVHLYAGHRQAPYPMILGHEAIGRIAAVGDGVSADLVGRRAVVEPNIPCTTCPICRRGHGNVCPNKRVLGVNEDGVFAEYASIPASHAWVAPDAIPDPDLVLTEPLAVAVHALAASGLVPGDRAVVLGCGAIGLLLAHLLSAARISVTALDLDPRRVEVARGLGAAEAVVMSQEAGREIAARMRDTGEPATVFECSGAAAGAAWCIRAVPRRGRILMLGLGADEVAFSPLHFVREGIELVGSLIYDHPDDFRRALSLVEGGLRAGHLVEAEFPLEEAAAGLQAAAESRFVKAVIRVT comes from the coding sequence ATGAGCAGGATGCGAGCAGCGAGACTGCACGGGCCGCGAGACCTGCGCCTGGACGAGGTGCCGGCCCCGATCCCGCGGCAGGGCGAGGTGTTGGTACGGGTTGAGCGGGTCGGCATCTGCGGTTCCGACGTGCATCTCTACGCCGGCCACCGGCAGGCGCCCTACCCCATGATCCTGGGACACGAGGCGATAGGCAGAATCGCCGCGGTCGGAGACGGCGTCTCAGCCGATCTTGTGGGCAGGCGGGCCGTGGTCGAGCCCAACATCCCCTGCACAACCTGTCCGATCTGCCGACGCGGCCACGGCAACGTCTGCCCCAACAAGCGCGTCCTGGGTGTCAACGAGGACGGCGTCTTCGCGGAGTACGCGTCCATACCGGCCAGCCACGCCTGGGTGGCGCCGGATGCCATCCCAGACCCTGACCTGGTGCTGACCGAGCCGCTCGCGGTGGCGGTGCATGCTCTGGCGGCCTCGGGGCTGGTTCCGGGAGATCGCGCCGTGGTTCTCGGGTGCGGCGCCATCGGGCTGTTGCTCGCGCATCTGCTAAGCGCTGCGCGCATCTCGGTCACCGCGCTCGACCTTGACCCCAGGAGGGTCGAGGTGGCCAGGGGTCTGGGAGCGGCCGAGGCGGTCGTGATGAGCCAAGAGGCCGGCAGAGAGATCGCGGCGCGCATGCGTGATACCGGCGAGCCAGCCACGGTCTTCGAGTGCTCGGGGGCCGCGGCCGGCGCCGCGTGGTGCATCCGGGCGGTTCCGAGGAGAGGACGCATCCTGATGCTGGGGCTGGGCGCGGATGAGGTGGCGTTCTCGCCGCTGCACTTCGTCCGCGAAGGGATAGAGCTGGTCGGCTCGTTGATCTACGACCATCCCGACGACTTCCGCCGCGCCCTCAGCCTCGTCGAGGGAGGGCTGCGGGCGGGGCATCTCGTCGAAGCCGAGTTCCCCCTGGAGGAGGCAGCCGCCGGCCTGCAGGCAGCGGCCGAGTCCCGGTTTGTGAAGGCAGTCATCCGCGTCACCTAG
- a CDS encoding IclR family transcriptional regulator — protein sequence MKTSGVAAVERALAILDAFREGDDGLTLAEIAERTRMYKSTILRLCASLEKYGYLWRVPDGRYRLGPTPMRLGSLYQRGFPLADRVVPVLRRLAKYSGESASFYIRHGAVRVCLHRVDSPAPIRDHVREGDHLPLDRGAAGRVLLAFGGARGSLFAAVRRDLVAASFGERNPETAAVACPVFGVEQELVGVLSLSGPLYRFRPEAVRRMSSALMREAADLTAALGGDRRPFDKRMATRVTSA from the coding sequence ATGAAGACAAGCGGCGTGGCGGCGGTAGAGCGCGCGCTTGCCATCCTCGACGCCTTCCGCGAGGGCGATGACGGCCTCACCCTGGCCGAGATCGCCGAGCGCACGAGGATGTACAAGAGCACCATCCTGCGCCTGTGTGCCTCGCTGGAGAAGTACGGGTATCTGTGGAGGGTGCCTGACGGCAGGTACCGGTTGGGCCCCACGCCCATGCGCCTCGGCAGCCTCTACCAGCGCGGGTTTCCCCTGGCCGACCGCGTCGTGCCGGTCCTGCGCCGGCTCGCGAAGTATAGCGGCGAGAGCGCTTCGTTCTATATCCGCCATGGGGCTGTGCGTGTGTGCCTCCACCGCGTTGACTCCCCGGCGCCGATCCGCGATCACGTGCGCGAGGGCGACCACCTACCGCTGGACCGGGGCGCGGCGGGTCGGGTGCTGCTGGCGTTCGGCGGGGCCAGGGGCTCGCTCTTCGCAGCCGTCCGCCGCGACCTGGTCGCCGCCTCCTTCGGCGAACGCAACCCCGAGACCGCGGCCGTCGCCTGTCCGGTCTTCGGCGTGGAGCAGGAGCTCGTCGGCGTGCTGTCGCTGTCCGGCCCGCTCTACCGGTTCCGTCCCGAGGCGGTGCGGCGGATGTCCTCGGCGCTGATGCGGGAGGCTGCGGACCTGACCGCTGCTCTGGGCGGCGACCGCCGGCCCTTCGACAAGAGGATGGCCACACGTGTTACGTCCGCTTGA
- a CDS encoding thiamine pyrophosphate-binding protein has protein sequence MGSKQHNVAHQIVRFLEGAGTEYVFGLCGHTVIAVLDALSDSRVRFVMTRHEQIAAHMAEGYARASGRCGVLLTHLGPGLTNAATGVANAALDSIPLLVIAGDVPGYFYGRHPHQEIQYHTDGDQWEVFRPFVKRAWRVADPRGLDRILPRAYSLATSGRPGPVLVNVAMDVFSMPAEGPLPLPPTPMASPGLDSATARQIARRLLAARRPVIYAGGGVISSGASEELRLVAEHLGSPVAYSLMGKGALPDDHPLILGMTGFWGTELTNRVTREADLILAVGTRFAEADSSSWDPRFTFAIPPTELIHLDIDPQEIGRSFPVSIGAVTDARAGLAAVLAALRELAPNGGGGHAELASIQAERQAWLEGLEGPSRSSSVPLAPQRILADVRATLPKEGVLVTDVGWNKNGVGQQFPIYLPRTHLPPGGLATMGYGPAAVLGAKLARPDVPCLAMVGDGAFSANPSVLAAAVEGGIAVTWVVMNNSAHGTIAGLMGAHYGRTFGCEFQCAGQPYSPDFAVMARAYGADGVKIERAEDLAPALSAALGSGRPTVIDVPMVNDPVPTAGHWDINDIYRW, from the coding sequence ATGGGGTCCAAGCAGCACAACGTCGCGCACCAGATCGTGCGGTTCCTGGAGGGCGCGGGCACCGAGTACGTGTTCGGGCTGTGCGGCCACACGGTGATAGCGGTGCTGGATGCGCTCTCCGACAGCCGCGTGCGCTTCGTCATGACCCGGCACGAGCAGATCGCGGCGCACATGGCCGAGGGCTACGCGCGCGCGTCCGGACGCTGCGGCGTCCTCCTCACGCATCTCGGCCCCGGGCTCACGAACGCCGCGACCGGCGTTGCAAACGCCGCGCTGGACTCGATCCCGCTCCTCGTGATCGCGGGCGACGTGCCCGGCTACTTCTACGGCCGCCACCCGCACCAGGAGATCCAGTATCACACCGACGGCGACCAGTGGGAGGTCTTCCGCCCCTTCGTCAAGCGGGCCTGGAGGGTGGCTGATCCGCGCGGGCTCGATCGAATCCTGCCGCGCGCCTATAGTTTGGCCACGAGCGGCCGGCCGGGTCCGGTGCTCGTGAATGTGGCCATGGACGTCTTCTCGATGCCGGCGGAAGGGCCCCTACCGTTGCCCCCGACTCCGATGGCGTCGCCCGGGCTCGATTCGGCCACCGCCCGACAGATCGCCCGGCGCCTTCTGGCGGCGCGCCGGCCGGTCATCTACGCGGGCGGAGGCGTGATCTCGTCAGGGGCTTCGGAGGAGCTGCGGCTGGTGGCCGAGCACCTCGGCTCGCCTGTCGCCTACTCGCTGATGGGCAAGGGTGCTCTGCCGGACGACCACCCACTCATCCTCGGCATGACCGGGTTCTGGGGGACAGAGCTGACGAACCGGGTGACGCGCGAGGCCGACCTCATCCTGGCCGTGGGTACAAGGTTCGCCGAGGCCGACTCCAGCTCGTGGGATCCGCGGTTCACCTTCGCGATTCCCCCGACCGAGCTCATCCATCTTGATATCGACCCGCAGGAGATCGGCCGTTCGTTCCCTGTCTCCATAGGCGCCGTGACAGATGCGCGCGCCGGCCTCGCCGCGGTCCTGGCGGCGCTGCGTGAACTGGCGCCCAACGGAGGGGGAGGTCACGCAGAGCTTGCCAGCATCCAGGCGGAGCGGCAGGCCTGGCTGGAGGGGCTCGAGGGCCCCTCGCGCTCCTCGTCGGTGCCGCTGGCACCGCAACGGATCCTGGCCGACGTCCGTGCCACCCTTCCCAAGGAAGGAGTCCTGGTCACCGATGTGGGCTGGAACAAGAACGGGGTCGGCCAGCAGTTCCCGATCTACCTGCCACGGACGCACCTTCCGCCGGGCGGCCTGGCTACAATGGGATACGGCCCCGCGGCGGTGCTGGGCGCCAAGTTGGCGAGGCCTGACGTCCCATGCCTTGCCATGGTGGGCGACGGCGCGTTCAGCGCCAACCCCTCGGTGCTCGCGGCCGCCGTGGAGGGAGGCATCGCGGTAACCTGGGTCGTGATGAACAACAGCGCCCACGGCACGATCGCCGGCCTGATGGGGGCGCACTACGGCCGGACATTCGGTTGCGAGTTCCAGTGCGCCGGGCAGCCATACAGCCCGGACTTCGCGGTGATGGCACGCGCCTATGGGGCCGACGGGGTGAAGATCGAGAGGGCCGAGGACCTGGCCCCGGCCCTGTCGGCGGCGCTGGGGTCCGGAAGGCCCACGGTCATTGACGTGCCGATGGTGAACGATCCGGTGCCGACCGCCGGGCACTGGGACATCAACGACATCTACCGGTGGTGA
- a CDS encoding tripartite tricarboxylate transporter TctB family protein: MYGDRRRLSAHLQPAGIVALAGFVFFKASRMSNFGHDPGSPGVFPALVALVLLLCALLIWRESTAGTAAPASDGGAVRSTALIAALMAVLYGVVLRKLGFVGASFLYLAVSFMWLRATAWWKSVLLAGAAVAVTFVVFRQVFLVLLP; the protein is encoded by the coding sequence ATGTACGGCGACAGGCGACGGCTGTCAGCACACCTGCAGCCAGCGGGCATTGTTGCACTGGCAGGGTTCGTGTTCTTCAAGGCGAGCCGGATGTCCAACTTTGGACACGACCCCGGCTCGCCTGGCGTTTTCCCGGCACTGGTCGCCCTGGTCCTGTTGCTGTGCGCCTTGTTGATCTGGCGGGAGAGTACGGCAGGGACAGCCGCGCCGGCTTCTGACGGCGGGGCCGTGAGGTCCACGGCCCTGATTGCCGCCCTGATGGCCGTCCTCTACGGGGTAGTGCTTCGCAAGCTGGGTTTCGTGGGCGCATCGTTCCTGTATCTGGCCGTCTCATTCATGTGGCTGCGCGCGACCGCCTGGTGGAAGTCCGTCCTGCTGGCGGGCGCGGCCGTGGCAGTCACGTTCGTGGTGTTCCGGCAAGTGTTCCTGGTGCTCCTGCCCTAA